TTCGCGCTTGCCCTGTGGCTGGTGCGCTCGCAAGCCACCGTGGGCGACGTGGCCTGGATGAAAGCTATGATCCCGCATCACTCCATCGCCATTCTGACCAGTGAGCGGGCCAATATCACTGATCCCCGCGTACGGAAGCTGGCTGACGGCATCATCGAAACGCAGCGCCGCGAGATTGCCGAGATGAAAGCGCTGATTGCCGATCTGGAAAGCAAGTAAATA
This portion of the Deinococcus detaillensis genome encodes:
- a CDS encoding DUF305 domain-containing protein, giving the protein MIATSTVVMFGLMYLNTYQLDHVYFSQTRMWMALYMGAVMAVIMLAYMMSMYKSRSANIGIVMGSTVLFALALWLVRSQATVGDVAWMKAMIPHHSIAILTSERANITDPRVRKLADGIIETQRREIAEMKALIADLESK